The following coding sequences lie in one Chanos chanos chromosome 4, fChaCha1.1, whole genome shotgun sequence genomic window:
- the LOC115810023 gene encoding histidine triad nucleotide-binding protein 3-like yields MATSESTQLGNQGDDSLRADDTKCVFCVIANCKTENEILCRDGELACFRDAKPGARHHYLVVPRAHVGNCKSLNREHVPLVERMVKMGRSVLQQKNVMELGDVRMGFHMPPFSSVPHLHLHVLAPASEMSDRSLRFYGPQSYWFITVENLLKQLKSQNEVK; encoded by the exons ATGGCAACGTCAGAAAGTACACAACTTGGCAATCAGGGGGACGACTCGTTAAGAgcagatgacacaaaatgtgtgtTCTGCGTGATTGCCAACTgtaagacagagaatgaaattCTGTGTCGC GATGGTGAGCTCGCCTGCTTTAGAGATGCCAAACCCGGCGCACGTCATCATTATTTGGTGGTTCCCAGGGCGCATGTTGGAAACTGCAAGTCTCTCAATAGAGAACATGTTCCACTTG TGGAGCGAATGGTTAAGATGGGAAGGTCGGTATTACAGCAGAAAAACGTCATGGAGCTCGGTGACGTAAG gATGGGGTTCCACATGCCCCCGTTCTCTTCTGTTCCTCATCTCCATCTGCATGTTCTCGCTCCCGCCAGTGAAATGAGCGACAGATCGCTACGGTTCTATGGGCCCCAGTCCTATTGGTTCATAACG
- the LOC115810247 gene encoding LOW QUALITY PROTEIN: interferon regulatory factor 4 (The sequence of the model RefSeq protein was modified relative to this genomic sequence to represent the inferred CDS: deleted 1 base in 1 codon), with amino-acid sequence MCSDGERAMAGSSGNGKLRQWLIEQVDTGKYPGLVWENDDKTIFRIPWKHAGKQDYNRDEDAALFKAWALFKGKYREGIDKPDPPTWKTRLRCALNKSNDFEELVERSQLDISDPYKVYRIIPEGAKKGSRSLEDTPASASPLSYPLHPSFTPLQSQVCNFLSPAERSWRDFLSDKSSYSDGPYSQNPYTPRWDPGYQISGSFYSCSASDAQPSPFTLDSSMRSAEAMAWSDYRMQVSVFYRGALVREVTVMSAEGCRLAPSEEGRSYGTPGSPELVALPQDEGGALERGVLLWMAADGLYARRLCHCRVFWEGAHAPYTDKPNKLEREQPIKLLDIQLFITELQSYALHTRPPPSPQVLLSFEDEYPDPQRQRRTLTVQVEPLFARQLLFFTQQSGMNYLRGHDLAPLPPEHGIPPNQDYHRVITHHHSNALPE; translated from the exons ATGTGCTCGGATGGAGAACGCGCCATGGCGGGGAGCTCTGGTAATGGGAAGCTGCGTCAATGGCTGATCGAACAGGTGGACACCGGGAAATACCCTGGACTCGTGTGGGAGAACGACGACAAGACAATCTTCCGTATCCCCTGGAAGCATGCAGGCAAACAGGACTATAACCGGGACGAGGATGCTGCGCTGTTCAAG GCATGGGCACTGTTTAAAGGCAAGTATCGGGAGGGCATTGATAAACCCGATCCTCCCACGTGGAAAACGCGTCTGCGATGTGCTCTTAACAAGAGCAACGACTTCGAGGAGCTCGTGGAACGCAGTCAACTGGACATATCAGACCCGTATAAAGTTTATCGAATCATACCAGAAGGAGCGAAGAAAG GATCCAGATCTCTGGAGGACACCCCCGCAAGTGCAAGTCCACTCAGCTACCCACTACACCCATCCTTCACTCCACTCCAAAGCCAG GTGTGTAACTTCCTCTCTCCAGCTGAGAGGAGTTGGAGGGACTTTCTATCAGACAAGTCATCCTACTCTGATGGCCCTTACAGCCAAAACCCGTACACTCCACGCTGGGacccag GGTATCAGATCAGCGGCTCTTTCTATAGCTGCAGTGCCTCTGATGCACAGCCTTCACCTTTCACTCTGGATTCCAGTATGAGGTCAGCAGAGGCAATGGCCTGGTCAG ATTACCGGATGCAGGTGTCAGTGTTTTATCGTGGAGCCTTGGTGCGGGAGGTGACAGTGATGAGTGCAGAGGGCTGTAGACTGGCCCCGAGCGAGGAGGGCCGCAGTTACGGGACGCCTGGCAGTCCAGAGCTGGTGGCCTTGCCACAGGACGAG GGGGGGGCGCTGGAGAGGGGTGTCCTGCTCTGGATGGCCGCTGATGGCCTGTACGCCCGTCGCCTCTGTCACTGCAGGGTATTCTGGGAAGGAGCTCATGcaccatacacagacaaacccaaCAAACTGGAGAGAGAACAGCCCATTAAACTACTGGATATTCAGCTTTTTATCACAG aattGCAGAGTTACGCTTTGCACACTcgaccccctccctctcctcaggtGCTTTTAAGTTTTGAGGATGAGTATCCAGACCCTCAGAGACAAAGACGTACCCTCACAGTCCAG GTGGAGCCACTGTTTGCTCGCCAGCTCCTCTTCTTCACTCAGCAGAGTGGCATGAATTACCTTCGGGGTCATGACCTTGCTCCTCTGCCCCCTGAACATGGGATCCCCCCTAATCAGGACTACCACAGGGTAATCACCCATCACCATAGCAACGCTCTGCCGGAGTGA
- the LOC115810246 gene encoding histidine triad nucleotide-binding protein 3-like, with protein MSDYESDPESCIFCTISSGQDPNASILHSDDDVVCFWDIYPAAPQHYLVVPKKHIVNCAALDKHDVSLDQRADQRLLFCSRLGFHLPKFTSVGHLHLHVLAPARMC; from the exons ATGAGTGACTACGAGTCGGACCCCGAGTCATGTATTTTCTGTACGATTTCCAGTGGTCAAGATCCGAACGCCAGCATTTTGCACTCT GATGATGATGTGGTCTGCTTTTGGGACATTTATCCAGCTGCACCGCAGCACTACCTCGTTGTGCCAAAGAAACACATTGTTAACTGTGCAGCTCTCGACAAGCACGATGTTTCCTTAG ATCAGAGAGCAGATCaaaggttattgttttgttctAGGTTGGGTTTCCATTTACCTAAATTCACATCAGTAGGCCATCTCCACCTCCACGTCCTTGCGCCTGCAA GAATGTGTTAA